A single region of the Vicia villosa cultivar HV-30 ecotype Madison, WI linkage group LG4, Vvil1.0, whole genome shotgun sequence genome encodes:
- the LOC131595371 gene encoding protein phosphatase 1 regulatory inhibitor subunit PPP1R8 homolog, with protein sequence MYGRTSGLDRFKKAESLEPFSVINSSSRNVAQSSNKVAAWPSQSRNSVHQSHHQQQQQHASNKAVGVEAAPLLGQNQHATQIGGGQSMWQPPDWAIEPRPGVFYLEVMKDGQVLDRINLDRRRHIFGRQIQTCDFVLDHQSVSRQHAAVVPHKNGSVYVIDLGSAHGTFVANERLTKDSPIEFEVGQSLRFAASTRIYVLRKNDAALFPRPPPPTEINFPPPPDPSDEEAVVTYNTLLNRYGINKSDLVKSNELGGSASGQNKDWQSERAAKRIKKARVSFRDQVGGELVQVVGISDGVDVETEPGPVGVKEGSLVGKYESLVQITVIPKGKEQSSVKETDSSQKGVTDKLQEVLKKIKNPVKTGIYDDLYGESLSVKVGSAWAYPPISSGAQAQAAKENGKENTLSGKSDSNPSNADEDDDDDDLFG encoded by the exons ATGTATGGAAGAACGTCAGGTCTTGATAGGTTTAAGAAAGCCGAGAGTTTGGAACCGTTTTCTGTTATCAATTCGTCTTCCAGAAATGTTGCTCAGTCCTCTAATAAGGTAGCTGCTTGGCCGTCACAGTCTCGGAATTCTGTACACCAATCTCATCATCAACAGCAACAGCAACATGCTTCTAACAAAGCTGTGGGAGTTGAGGCTGCCCCGTTGTTGGGACAGAATCAACACGCAACTCAGATTGGAGGTGGACAGTCGATGTGGCAGCCGCCGGATTGGGCGATTGAGCCGAGGCCGGGTGTTTTTTACTTGGAAGTTATGAAGGATGGTCAGGTGCTAGATCGGATTAATTTGGATAGACGGAGGCATATCTTTGGGAGGCAAATTCAGACTTGTGATTTTGTGCTTGATCATCAATCTGTCTCACGCCAACATGCTGCGGTCGTTCCTCACAAGAATGGGAG TGTATATGTAATTGATTTGGGATCTGCACATGGTACCTTTGTTGCAAATGAGCGATTGACCAAGGACTCACCAATTGAGTTTGAAGTGGGACAATCACTGCGGTTTGCTGCATCCACAAGAATATACGTATTAAGAAAGAATGATGCAGCTCTTTTTCCTCGTCCTCCACCACCCACGGAGATTAATTTCCCACCACCTCCCGACCCTTCTGATGAAGAAGCTGTTGTTACTTATAATACGCTGCTGAATCGTTATGGCATCAACAAGTCTGATCTAGTCAAATCCAATGAGCTTGGTGGTTCAGCAAGTGGCCAAAACAAGGATTGGCAATCAGAAAGAGCTGCTAAGAGAATTAAGAAGGCAAGAGTTTCCTTCAGGGATCAAGTTGGGGGGGAATTAGTTCAGGTTGTTGGAATATCAGATGGTGTAGATGTAGAAACAGAACCTGGTCCAGTTGGTGTTAAAGAAGGAAGTCTTGTTGGTAAATATGAATCTCTTGTACAGATAACTGTAATTCCAAAGGGGAAAGAGCAGTCCTCTGTTAAGGAGACAGATTCATCCCAAAAAGGTGTGACTGATAAGCTACAAGAAGTCTTAAAAAAGATCAAAAACCCCGTTAAAACTGGGATTTATGATGACCTTTATGGAGAATCATTATCTGTCAAAGTTGGATCAGCATGGGCATACCCACCTATTAGTAGTGGTGCGCAAGCTCAAGCAGCTAAGGAGAATGGAAAAGAGAATACATTAAGTGGAAAATCTGACAGTAATCCAAGCAATGctgatgaggatgatgatgatgatgacttgTTTGGGTGA
- the LOC131595370 gene encoding C2 and GRAM domain-containing protein At1g03370 isoform X2, which yields MSSSSSHRSIDSDQPEITKVEVSEVKTEDQSSEETFEEAMKKVQSLDQGSEIPTNLPGGLLVDQHYTIAPEDLNVLLFSSDSNFLKSLADVQGSTELQVGPWKFEDGGESLKRLVTYVKAPSKLIKAVKAFEDQTYLKADGKNFAVFVVVSTPDVVYGSTFRVELLYTITPGPELPSGEQCSHLVISWRMNFIQSTMMRGMIENGARQGMKESFEQYASLLSQDVKPVDVTELSSSKEQALASLQAEPQSDWKLAVQYFANFTVVSTVFIGLYVLVHIWLAAPSIIQGLEFAGLDLPDSIGEFVVCAVLVLQGERMLGLISRFIKARAQKGSDHGIKAQGDGWLLTVALLEGSNLASAESGGFSDPYVVFTCNGKVRTSSIKFQKSNPLWNEVFEFDAMDDPPSVMDVEVYDFDGPFDSATCLGHAEINFLKANISDLADTWVPLEGKLAFACQSKLHLRIFLDNTRGATGNVTKDYLNKMEKEVGKKINMRSPQTNSAFQKLFGLPPEEFLINDFTCHLKRKMPLQGRLFLSPRIIGFHANLFGKKTKFFFLWEDIEDIQVIPPTFSSMGSPIVVITLRPGRGVDARHGAKTQDEQGRLHFNFQSFVSFNVAHRTVMALWKAKSLTPEQKVKVVEQESETKTLISEDSGSYLVLDDVSMSEIHSCSLPIPASFLMEIFSGGEVDRRVMENSGCLNYSYTPWVSENCDISERAVYYKFEKHVSSYKGEVTSTQQRSPLLDGKGWLVEEVLNLHGVPLGDYFNIHLRYQIEDLPPKAKGCRVSVFFGIEWLKNAKNQKRITKNILQNLQERIKVTFSLAEKELLPR from the exons ATGTCGTCAAGCTCGTCACATAGAAGCATTGACTCAGACCAACCTGAAATTACCAAAGTGGAAGTTAGTGAGGTCAAGACCGAGGATCAGTCTTCGGAGGAGACTTTTGAAGAAGCTATGAAGAAAGTGCAGTCTTTAGATCAAGGAAGTGAAATTCCTACCAACTTACCTGGAGGGTTGTTAGTAGATCAACATTATACTATTGCACCCGAAGACTTGAACGTGTTACTCTTTTCTTCCGATTCTAATTTTCTCAAGTCACTGGCTGATGTACAGGGTAGTACCGAACTTCAAGTAGGACCTTGGAAGTTTGAGGATGGCGGGGAGAGCCTCAAAAGATTAGTCACTTACGTCAAGGCTCCGAGCAAATTAATTAAGGCAGTCAAAGCCTTTGAAGATCAGACATATTTAAAAGCTGATGGGAAGAACTTTGCTGTTTTTGTCGTTGTCAGTACTCCTGATGTTGTGTATGGGAGCACCTTTCGGGTAGAATTACTCTATACAATCACACCTGGACCTGAGTTGCCCTCAGGAGAACAATGTTCACATCTGGTTATATCATGGCGAATGAATTTCATACAGAGCACCATGATGAGAGGAATGATAGAGAATGGAGCTCGGCAAGGTATGAAGGAGAGTTTTGAACAGTATGCCAGTTTATTATCCCAGGATGTCAAACCTGTTGATGTAACAGAACTTAGTTCGAGTAAGGAGCAAGCATTGGCATCTTTACAAGCAGAGCCGCAGTCAGATTGGAAGCTGGCAGTGCAGTATTTTGCTAACTTCACAGTAGTCTCAACAGTCTTCATAGGGTTGTATGTGCTTGTCCACATATGGCTTGCTGCTCCGAGTATAATTCAAGGGCTCGAGTTTGCTGGACTTGATTTGCCAGATTCAATAGGTGAATTTGTTGTTTGTGCTGTCCTGGTTCTTCAAGGTGAACGCATGCTGGGTTTAATATCACGCTTCATAAAAGCCAGAGCACAAAAGG GAAGTGATCATGGAATTAAAGCTCAAGGAGATGGGTGGTTATTAACCGTTGCCTTGCTTGAAGGAAGCAATTTAGCTTCTGCGGAATCTGGTGGATTCTCTGACCCATATGTAGTGTTTACTTGCAATGGGAAAGTAAGAACCAGTTCAATCAAGTTCCAGAAATCTAATCCTTTATGGAATG AAGTATTTGAGTTTGACGCAATGGATGATCCTCCTTCTGTGATGGATGTGGAAGTTTATGATTTCGATGGGCCTTTTGATTCCGCTACATGTCTAGGGCATGCTGAAATTAACTTTCTAAAAGCAAACATCTCCGATCTTGCTGATACATGGGTTCCTCTTGAAGGCAAGTTAGCTTTTGCATGTCAGTCTAAGTTGCACTTAAGAATTTTCTTGGACAACACTAGAGGTGCGACTGGAAATGTAACAAAAGACTATCTAAATAAAATGGAAAAAGAGGTTGGAAAGAAG ATTAATATGCGGTCTCCTCAAACTAATTCGGCGTTCCAAAAACTCTTCGGGCTTCCACCTGAGGAATTTCTCATCAATGACTTCACATGTCACTTGAAAAGAAAAATGCCCCTGCAGGGACGCCTATTTCTATCACCAAGAATAATTGGATTTCATGCtaatttgtttggaaagaaaacaaaattcttTTTTCTCTGGGAGGATATTGAAGACATTCAGGTTATTCCTCCTACATTTTCATCAATGGGAAGTCCAATAGTTGTCATAACTCTTCGGCCGGGTAGAGGTGTTGATGCAAGGCATGGTGCAAAAACACAAGATGAACAAGGAAGGTTGCATTTCAATTTCCAATCCTTTGTATCGTTCAATGTCGCACACAG GACTGTCATGGCTCTCTGGAAGGCCAAATCATTGACTCCGGAGCAGAAAGTGAAGGTTGTTGAACAGGAATCTGAAACCAAAACCCTTATAAGCGAAGATAGTGGCTCGTACCTTGTTCTGGATGATGTTAGCATGTCTGAGATTCATTCATGTTCTCTTCCAATTCCT GCAAGTTTTCTAATGGAGATATTTAGTGGGGGTGAGGTTGACCGCCGGGTCATGGAAAACTCTGGTTGTCTTAATTACTCTTATACCCCTTGGGTATCAGAGAACTGCGATATCTCTGAGAGGGCAGTATATTACAAATTCGAGAAGCATGTTTCAAGTTATAAAGGTGAAGTGACAAGTACTCAACAAAGATCTCCCCTTTTAGATGGAAAGGGTTGGCTTGTAGAAGAAGTTTTGAATCTTCACGGTGTTCCTCTTGGTGATTATTTCAAT ATACACCTTCGCTATCAAATAGAAGATTTACCGCCAAAAGCAAAGGGGTGTAGAGTTTCAGTGTTTTTTGGAATTGAATGGCTGAAAAATGCAAAAAATCAGAAAAGGATTACAAAGAATATTCTACAGAATCTGCAAGAACGTATTAAAGTGACCTTTAGTCTAGCTGAGAAGGAGCTTTTACCTAGATAG
- the LOC131595370 gene encoding C2 and GRAM domain-containing protein At1g03370 isoform X1: protein MKLVVRVIEAKNLPPMDLNGFSDPYVRLQLGRQRFRTKVVKKSLNPKWDEEFSFKVDDLKEELVVSVMDEDKYLIDDFLGQLKVPMSTVFDEEIKSLGTAWYSLQPKSKKSKNKESGEVRLSIYFELKTASVESNVHGDLVFHPRKSADTITDSPSRSSTGYSSSSSPARDEVASAKDEKPSTQKSLTGRIAHIFNKNSDMSSSSSHRSIDSDQPEITKVEVSEVKTEDQSSEETFEEAMKKVQSLDQGSEIPTNLPGGLLVDQHYTIAPEDLNVLLFSSDSNFLKSLADVQGSTELQVGPWKFEDGGESLKRLVTYVKAPSKLIKAVKAFEDQTYLKADGKNFAVFVVVSTPDVVYGSTFRVELLYTITPGPELPSGEQCSHLVISWRMNFIQSTMMRGMIENGARQGMKESFEQYASLLSQDVKPVDVTELSSSKEQALASLQAEPQSDWKLAVQYFANFTVVSTVFIGLYVLVHIWLAAPSIIQGLEFAGLDLPDSIGEFVVCAVLVLQGERMLGLISRFIKARAQKGSDHGIKAQGDGWLLTVALLEGSNLASAESGGFSDPYVVFTCNGKVRTSSIKFQKSNPLWNEVFEFDAMDDPPSVMDVEVYDFDGPFDSATCLGHAEINFLKANISDLADTWVPLEGKLAFACQSKLHLRIFLDNTRGATGNVTKDYLNKMEKEVGKKINMRSPQTNSAFQKLFGLPPEEFLINDFTCHLKRKMPLQGRLFLSPRIIGFHANLFGKKTKFFFLWEDIEDIQVIPPTFSSMGSPIVVITLRPGRGVDARHGAKTQDEQGRLHFNFQSFVSFNVAHRTVMALWKAKSLTPEQKVKVVEQESETKTLISEDSGSYLVLDDVSMSEIHSCSLPIPASFLMEIFSGGEVDRRVMENSGCLNYSYTPWVSENCDISERAVYYKFEKHVSSYKGEVTSTQQRSPLLDGKGWLVEEVLNLHGVPLGDYFNIHLRYQIEDLPPKAKGCRVSVFFGIEWLKNAKNQKRITKNILQNLQERIKVTFSLAEKELLPR, encoded by the exons ATGAAGCTTGTGGTTCGTGTGATTGAGGCAAAGAACTTGCCACCAATGGATCTTAATGGGTTTAGTGATCCATATGTGAGGTTACAGTTGGGGAGACAAAGGTTTAGGACTAAAGTGGTTAAGAAGAGTTTGAATCCTAAGTGGGATGAAGAGTTTAGCTTTAAGGTGGATGATCTTAAGGAAGAGTTGGTGGTTTCTGTTATGGATGAAGATAAGTATTTGATTGATGATTTTCTTGGTCAACTTAAAGTTCCTATGTCAACTGTTTTTGATGAGGAGATCAAATCACTTGGTACTGCTTGGTACTCTTTGCAACCCAAGAGTAAGAAGTCCAAGAACAAAGAATCTG GTGAGGTTCGTTTGAGCATATATTTTGAACTGAAAACGGCATCCGTTGAGTCAAATGTTCACGGTGATCTAGTATTCCATCCAAGAAAAAGTGCTGATACTATTACTGATTCGCCTTCAAGGTCTTCCACTGGATATTCAAGCTCATCTTCACCTGCAAGGGATGAAGTTGCATCTGCTAAGGATGAAAAACCGAGTACTCAAAAATCACTCACAGGGAGAATTGCTCATATCTTCAATAAGAATTCTGATATGTCGTCAAGCTCGTCACATAGAAGCATTGACTCAGACCAACCTGAAATTACCAAAGTGGAAGTTAGTGAGGTCAAGACCGAGGATCAGTCTTCGGAGGAGACTTTTGAAGAAGCTATGAAGAAAGTGCAGTCTTTAGATCAAGGAAGTGAAATTCCTACCAACTTACCTGGAGGGTTGTTAGTAGATCAACATTATACTATTGCACCCGAAGACTTGAACGTGTTACTCTTTTCTTCCGATTCTAATTTTCTCAAGTCACTGGCTGATGTACAGGGTAGTACCGAACTTCAAGTAGGACCTTGGAAGTTTGAGGATGGCGGGGAGAGCCTCAAAAGATTAGTCACTTACGTCAAGGCTCCGAGCAAATTAATTAAGGCAGTCAAAGCCTTTGAAGATCAGACATATTTAAAAGCTGATGGGAAGAACTTTGCTGTTTTTGTCGTTGTCAGTACTCCTGATGTTGTGTATGGGAGCACCTTTCGGGTAGAATTACTCTATACAATCACACCTGGACCTGAGTTGCCCTCAGGAGAACAATGTTCACATCTGGTTATATCATGGCGAATGAATTTCATACAGAGCACCATGATGAGAGGAATGATAGAGAATGGAGCTCGGCAAGGTATGAAGGAGAGTTTTGAACAGTATGCCAGTTTATTATCCCAGGATGTCAAACCTGTTGATGTAACAGAACTTAGTTCGAGTAAGGAGCAAGCATTGGCATCTTTACAAGCAGAGCCGCAGTCAGATTGGAAGCTGGCAGTGCAGTATTTTGCTAACTTCACAGTAGTCTCAACAGTCTTCATAGGGTTGTATGTGCTTGTCCACATATGGCTTGCTGCTCCGAGTATAATTCAAGGGCTCGAGTTTGCTGGACTTGATTTGCCAGATTCAATAGGTGAATTTGTTGTTTGTGCTGTCCTGGTTCTTCAAGGTGAACGCATGCTGGGTTTAATATCACGCTTCATAAAAGCCAGAGCACAAAAGG GAAGTGATCATGGAATTAAAGCTCAAGGAGATGGGTGGTTATTAACCGTTGCCTTGCTTGAAGGAAGCAATTTAGCTTCTGCGGAATCTGGTGGATTCTCTGACCCATATGTAGTGTTTACTTGCAATGGGAAAGTAAGAACCAGTTCAATCAAGTTCCAGAAATCTAATCCTTTATGGAATG AAGTATTTGAGTTTGACGCAATGGATGATCCTCCTTCTGTGATGGATGTGGAAGTTTATGATTTCGATGGGCCTTTTGATTCCGCTACATGTCTAGGGCATGCTGAAATTAACTTTCTAAAAGCAAACATCTCCGATCTTGCTGATACATGGGTTCCTCTTGAAGGCAAGTTAGCTTTTGCATGTCAGTCTAAGTTGCACTTAAGAATTTTCTTGGACAACACTAGAGGTGCGACTGGAAATGTAACAAAAGACTATCTAAATAAAATGGAAAAAGAGGTTGGAAAGAAG ATTAATATGCGGTCTCCTCAAACTAATTCGGCGTTCCAAAAACTCTTCGGGCTTCCACCTGAGGAATTTCTCATCAATGACTTCACATGTCACTTGAAAAGAAAAATGCCCCTGCAGGGACGCCTATTTCTATCACCAAGAATAATTGGATTTCATGCtaatttgtttggaaagaaaacaaaattcttTTTTCTCTGGGAGGATATTGAAGACATTCAGGTTATTCCTCCTACATTTTCATCAATGGGAAGTCCAATAGTTGTCATAACTCTTCGGCCGGGTAGAGGTGTTGATGCAAGGCATGGTGCAAAAACACAAGATGAACAAGGAAGGTTGCATTTCAATTTCCAATCCTTTGTATCGTTCAATGTCGCACACAG GACTGTCATGGCTCTCTGGAAGGCCAAATCATTGACTCCGGAGCAGAAAGTGAAGGTTGTTGAACAGGAATCTGAAACCAAAACCCTTATAAGCGAAGATAGTGGCTCGTACCTTGTTCTGGATGATGTTAGCATGTCTGAGATTCATTCATGTTCTCTTCCAATTCCT GCAAGTTTTCTAATGGAGATATTTAGTGGGGGTGAGGTTGACCGCCGGGTCATGGAAAACTCTGGTTGTCTTAATTACTCTTATACCCCTTGGGTATCAGAGAACTGCGATATCTCTGAGAGGGCAGTATATTACAAATTCGAGAAGCATGTTTCAAGTTATAAAGGTGAAGTGACAAGTACTCAACAAAGATCTCCCCTTTTAGATGGAAAGGGTTGGCTTGTAGAAGAAGTTTTGAATCTTCACGGTGTTCCTCTTGGTGATTATTTCAAT ATACACCTTCGCTATCAAATAGAAGATTTACCGCCAAAAGCAAAGGGGTGTAGAGTTTCAGTGTTTTTTGGAATTGAATGGCTGAAAAATGCAAAAAATCAGAAAAGGATTACAAAGAATATTCTACAGAATCTGCAAGAACGTATTAAAGTGACCTTTAGTCTAGCTGAGAAGGAGCTTTTACCTAGATAG